TGCTCATCTGCACATCCATAAAAGGCAAATTACGTCAATCCATGGAAATGTATAgtattatatttcagattctcttcctctttcatttTCCAGTTTATGATGACCCCAGACCgacctccatgtttctctactgtacagtattaaCCACCAGCGTAACCACGGCTACCACACCAACACTGATGTCAACAACCGGTTTAAAATGGAACTGTCTATATGACATCTGTGCATCTCGCAGTCTGGGCTGTGATCACCAACTTGTCTCTACtgcactttcacacacacacgcacgcacgcacactcgcacatgcacacacgtgcaaattgacacacacacactccctgtcatAAGATATGCACATACAAACGCTTACTCAATCATGCAAACTCACTTAATCTAACACATGACAATGGACCCAGAACTGTATCATCATGGTTTCTGTCCTCCCTTCATGTGCAAACAAGCTCCGATGTATTATAGAGTTCTaatgctgtagtctacagttgaCATCCCATAATAAGTGGGTGCAaaccttttcccctatatagaggggaaaagagagagagaaaccatttgtacatcattgcaacactgtatatatacgtaatatgacatttgtaatatctttattcttttgaatcttctgtatgtgtaatgtttactgttaattttgattgtttatttcacttttgtatattatctacctcacttgctttggcaatgttaacacatttcccatgccaataaagcaccttgaattgaattgagagagagagagaaagagagagagagaaagagggggagagagagagaaagagagagagagagagagagagagagagagagagagagagagagagagagagagagagagagacagagggggcagagagagagagagagagagagagagagagagagagacagaggggggagagggagggatagagagggagagagagagggagagagagagggagagagagagagagagagagagagggggagagagagagagaggagagagagagagaaagagagagagagagagagagagagaggagagagagagagaggagagagagagagagagagagagagagagagagagagagagagagagagagagagacagaggggacagaggggggtagggagggatagagagggagagagagagggagagagagagggggggagcgagagagagagagagagagagagaggagagagagagagagagagaggagagagagagagagagagagagagagagagagagagagaggagagagagagagaggggaggagagagagagagagagagagagagagagagagagagagagagagagagagagagagagagagagagagagagagagagagagagagagagagagagagagagagagagagagagagagagagagagagggagagagagagagagagaaagagagagagagagagacagagggggagagggagggagagagagggagagagagagagagagagggggagagagagagagagagagagagagagagagagagagagagagagagagagagagagagagagagagagagagagagagagagagagagagagagagagagagagagagagagagagagagagagagagagagagagagagagagagagagagagagaggcagaggaagaggcAAATTGCAAAGAAAGGAAGATAAATAGAGATACGGCCATGTGAGCTCCTGGCTTAAGGAGAGACCAACAGACTCACATGTCACTGTCCATTTAGCAGTGGATGAACGTGGTGTTTCTGGTCTCACTAACGTCATGTTTTTACCTCTCTGACAAACTCTACATTTGGGACTCATTATCTGGATTCTTCTTTCCTGGGTTTTCCTGGGTTAAGGTCACTTGTATGTTGTTGCCCACCCTAATGCCTGAGGGCAACTTCACTCGAAGTGTGTTTCTTTGTTCATGTGTGCAGTGGTCTCTGTAGCTAGAGAGTATTGCCCTCTGCTGGTCAGGTATGGGACATGTCGGGAGGAGGGCATGAGTTGAATGGGAGGTTAAAGGCCTTAATGCCCCATCAATAAACTGGAACACAATGTAATGAGGGCAATATCTACCACTTACATTTCACAAGTCGATCATGCACTATAGAAATCGATAACTACTTTTTGATAATGGTGCATCAAGCCCACAAGAAGAAACTACCTAATCAAAATGGGTTAAAAGAGGTCAGAGGATTCAATGGAACATTCTAAACATCGTTCTCATAAACCCTGGAACAAATTCCAAATATTAGCTGTATCCAATTCATCAATAAAATCCAGACTTTTTCACATCACTAGCCTGTGATGGATGAAGTCTTGTCCACTGCCTCAAACCAGGACTTGATTTCCTGTGAACGTTCAGCTGAAAGCTGACCAGAACTCATTAAACCATTACAAAACACAGCAAACTGTTTAGGCCATGGTGTAATGGAACAGGTGAGGACAAAACATTGTCTGCTGGCAATAACTCGTTATGTAATGGAGTGGGCTGGTGATTACCGGAATAAAACCATTCAAACGGATTCATTCAGTAATGAACCGTTCCACTGCGACTCTGTCCAAGGCTGAGGACATGGGAGCTCGTTGGGCTGTTGTCGGGGTTACAGGCCCTGTATCTCTGATGTCATCAGTGATTTGGGTATTATGATGAGGTAATAAACCAGGCTTTCCACTCTCTCAGCTATGTGCTAATACCTTtgatctccccctccctccctccaatccctccctccctccctccctcaattcaattcaaggggtttattggcatgggaaacatatatttacattgccaaagcaagtgaaatagacaatgaaaaatgaacaataaacattacactcacaagaaCTTCCAACAGAATAGAGACATTtataatgtcatattatgtatatatacattgttgtaacgatgtgcaaatagttaaagtacaaaaataACAATttctaaacataaatatgggttgtatttacaatggtgttcgtTATTCActagttgcccttttcttgtggtaacAGGTCACCAATCTTGCTGTTGTGATGGCACACGGTTGTATTTCATccaagtagatatgggagtttatcaaaatttgatttgttttcgaattctttgtaggtctgtgtaatctgaggaaaatatgtgtctctaatatggtcatatatttggcaggaggttaggaagtgcagctcagtttccactttattttgtgggcagtgagcacatactgttgcctgtcttctcttgagagccaatctgcctacggcggcttttccaatagcaaggctatgctcactgagtctgtacatagtcaaagattttctTATGTTTGGGtccgtcacagtggtcaggtattctgccacggtgtactctctgtttagggccaaatagcattctagtttgctctgttattTAGTAAATTCTTTCCGgtatgtcaagtaattatctttttcaATTTCTCATGatatggttgggtctaattgatgaacctggagaagtcctctaagcaagctggtcccggggctctgttcacaaacacaaacagaccccttAGAGCCccgggaccagcttgcttagaggACTTCTCCAGGTGtgtattttctggattttgataattatctgcctaattctgctctgcatgcattatttggtagtttacgttgtacactgaggatatctctctctcacgctctccctccctctctctctcgctcactctcaattcaattcaatttcaatttaagggcaaaattggcatgggaaacatatattaacattgccaaagcaagtgaactagatactaaacaaaagtgaaataaacaataaaaagtaacagtaaacattacaccccccctctctctctctctctctctctctctctctctctctctctctctctctctctctctctctctctctgtctctctctcccctctctctctctctctgtctctccctctctttctctccctctctctctctctctctctctctctctctctctctgtctctctctctctctccctctctctctctctctctctctctctctctccctccctccctctctctctctttctctctccctccctctctctccctacctctctctcgctcgctctcgctctctcccgctctttctctcgctctccccctccctctctccctccccctcaccccctcttgtGATATTTACACCCTCCTCAATTTTAATAGACTCCTGATTACACATTAACAGAACCTATGACTAGTGGGTTCTTCTGACCAAGGTAAAGGTGTGTCTTTATCTAGATGGGGACTTGTATAAAGTCCTCTCCCTGCTGCCCAGGTgactgatttgatttgacacagtgAGTTGTGAGACCTGttagtaaaggagagagggacattgttgatgatgatgatgctgggTCTGGGCTCTGTTGGATTGGTTCTGTTATCTCTGGCTGTCCAGAGTGGACATGGAGCCCAGGACAGGTGAGTCTGGGAGGGATACTGTAACTCTACTACGGTTAGTCTCCTATGAAGGATGACTTAACAAGTCAGACTAACAGGAATTTTATTAAAGATTCATACATCGGTAGCTGATTTACAACCAATTTATAACCACTAAACCAAGAAATATTTGTTTGATGTGCatagagtatgtgtgtgtcaaTGTACAGTGCTGTTTGGAGTAGAGAGGAGACCACTGAGAGGAATTACTACACCAGGTACCACAACATGTCAGAGGTGAaggagaatacacacacacacacacacacacacacacacacacacacacacacacacacacacacaaagaatgaCTGAGTCCTCACTGCATAGAGACTCTGGTACCTCTCCCTATAGATTACAGCATGGATGGAGCAGATGAAGAGGGAGAACCCAGATGTTGTGTCCTCCATGGTCTACGGTCAAACCTATGAGAGGAGGAACATCACCTTACTGAAggttcttcacctctctctctctctctctctctctctctctctctatttcgctcTCTAGCTCTCAATAGACAATATATGTCTCCTGGGAGACAAACAAGGGAGATGATGGCCACAACTCAGTTACTGAAAGATATAGAGCTTAGATGTACTTATCTCCTATTGGTTGTTGTGTTGCAGATTGGTCTGAGTTCTACTCTGAGGAAAAAGGCTATCTGGATGGACTGTGGGATCCACGCCAGAGAATGGATCGCTCCTGCTTTCTGCCAGTACTTTgtcagagaggtgtgtgtgtccattacAGTGAAACATATCCTTGTTTCTGTCAGGACTGTGTCTAGGGGTGTGAGTACCAATCATGGAAACCCCCTCATTGATTTCTACCAACAGATCCTGAGAACGTACAAAACCGACACCAAGGTGAATGAGATGATGAAAAATCTGGAtttctacatcacaccagtcctAAACGTTGATGGCTACATCTACTCTTGGCATAATGAAAGCGTAAGTACTGATGAATGCTACTTCAGACCAGCTTTGACACATTCTGGGAAACTACTGGAAATATGACAAATTGTGTCTTTAATTGCGTCACATCTCTGCCAGGTGTTATCAGTACAGTACATAGTTCACAATAGACCTAGACATGCTGGTACAATATATGAGTAGACCTTAGAAGTAACAAGAGCGCCATCTATTGGCTTGGATGACATATTGTAACAGAAATATTATTGATGACAGTATTATCATTCCAGTTAGTGACTAGTGGTTCTTATCTCTGTAGACTCGACTGTGGAGGAAGTCCAGATCTCCAGGAACAAGAGGCTGTACCTGCTATGGAACAGACCTCAATCGTAACTTCTACGCTAACTGGGGCAGTGAGTATGGTTCTTACTCTAaaccacactcactcacacacaccaaggttggggtcaattccatttaaattccattCAATTCAGATagtacactgaaattccaattctcaatgcttttcaatgagaaacatttggaatttggtttacttcctgaattgaccccaaccctgacataCACACATCCTAACTGTGTTTTCCTCTCCTGTCTGTGCAGT
This genomic window from Oncorhynchus nerka isolate Pitt River linkage group LG2, Oner_Uvic_2.0, whole genome shotgun sequence contains:
- the cpo gene encoding carboxypeptidase O, with product MMMMLGLGSVGLVLLSLAVQSGHGAQDSAVWSREETTERNYYTRYHNMSEITAWMEQMKRENPDVVSSMVYGQTYERRNITLLKIGLSSTLRKKAIWMDCGIHAREWIAPAFCQYFVREILRTYKTDTKVNEMMKNLDFYITPVLNVDGYIYSWHNESTRLWRKSRSPGTRGCTCYGTDLNRNFYANWGMVGVSTDCCSETYCGTKALSESEAWAVTDMLGKMREDILAFLTIHSYGQLILVPYGHPNISAPNYDELMEVGLGAAKAIKAVHGMDYTVGTSPDVLYANSGSSRDFARLIGIPLSFTFELRDKGEHGFKLPEDQIQPTCEEAYAGAQHIITYTHDKAFYSYAATVTATLWTTLLAAWVSGAILL